A genomic window from Methanobacterium sp. BRmetb2 includes:
- a CDS encoding DNA-binding protein, translated as MIASRLKPGQDLKKGIEDIVKNENLKSGVIISIVGSLNVATLRMADGKNKLFKGPFEIVSAEGTITINGIHVHLSIADSEGMVFGGHLKQGCEINTTAEVCILESQKEFKRVFDPKTGYKELFVDK; from the coding sequence ATGATAGCTTCCAGACTTAAGCCAGGTCAAGACCTGAAAAAAGGGATCGAAGATATAGTAAAAAATGAGAATTTAAAATCAGGAGTTATAATCTCAATAGTTGGAAGTTTGAATGTAGCTACTCTTAGAATGGCAGATGGTAAGAATAAATTGTTTAAAGGTCCTTTTGAGATAGTTTCTGCTGAGGGAACAATTACTATAAATGGTATTCATGTTCACCTATCCATAGCAGATAGTGAGGGTATGGTTTTCGGAGGCCACCTAAAACAGGGATGCGAAATTAACACCACAGCAGAAGTGTGTATTTTGGAATCACAAAAAGAATTTAAAAGAGTTTTTGACCCAAAAACTGGGTACAAAGAATTGTTTGTAGATAAATAA
- a CDS encoding DNA polymerase subunit beta translates to MIARTRDFIYTKDDLFFATTSYLHPKDRILSFLRYVPDEKGDRSKNDGKYSKVDSKQAYEFLKKEFPDYLFDCENTKVLMMGVPHEDVKEIIRPENRLKEIIASGTEVELLKKVVKIADTFHEYGGISYKDMGISGSILPGLYDTQNSDIDFVIYGLDNHRKALNVFEELKDNKIFNSIGEDYWEKLYEKRIKDSTLSMDEFKWYEKRKNNRGIIEGTLFDILAARKWDEIKGKYGEIQYEPAGIAEIRCIVTDSLAAFDNPAVYKVENVEIIEGPDVDITEIASFTHTYAGQAREGEEIVARGKLEKVIMDDESYRVVVGTTREALNEYVKLRKLYK, encoded by the coding sequence ATGATAGCCAGAACACGCGACTTCATATATACTAAAGATGATCTCTTCTTTGCCACCACATCATATCTTCATCCAAAAGATAGAATTTTATCTTTTTTAAGATACGTTCCTGATGAAAAAGGGGATAGAAGCAAAAATGATGGTAAATACAGTAAAGTTGATTCTAAACAGGCTTATGAATTCTTAAAAAAGGAATTTCCAGATTATCTTTTTGATTGTGAAAATACAAAAGTTTTAATGATGGGCGTACCTCATGAGGATGTTAAAGAGATAATTCGACCAGAAAACCGTCTTAAAGAGATAATTGCAAGTGGAACTGAAGTGGAACTTTTAAAAAAAGTGGTTAAAATCGCAGATACATTTCATGAGTATGGTGGTATCTCTTATAAAGACATGGGAATTTCAGGTTCAATATTACCGGGATTATATGATACCCAAAATTCTGACATTGACTTTGTGATATATGGATTGGACAATCATCGCAAAGCCCTAAATGTTTTTGAAGAATTAAAAGATAATAAAATTTTTAATAGTATAGGGGAGGATTATTGGGAAAAACTCTATGAAAAAAGAATTAAAGATTCCACTTTAAGTATGGATGAATTCAAGTGGTATGAAAAACGGAAAAATAATCGTGGAATCATTGAAGGAACCCTATTTGACATACTGGCAGCTCGTAAATGGGATGAAATTAAGGGTAAATATGGTGAAATACAATATGAACCTGCAGGGATTGCTGAAATCCGTTGCATAGTTACTGATTCTCTGGCTGCCTTTGATAATCCAGCTGTTTATAAAGTGGAAAATGTTGAAATCATAGAAGGTCCTGACGTAGATATAACGGAAATTGCATCATTTACCCATACTTATGCAGGTCAAGCACGTGAAGGGGAAGAAATAGTTGCCCGTGGAAAGTTGGAAAAGGTCATAATGGATGATGAGAGTTATCGTGTAGTGGTAGGTACTACACGTGAAGCACTTAATGAATATGTAAAGTTACGAAAACTATATAAATAA
- a CDS encoding homoserine dehydrogenase: protein MNSDASIGVGLIGFGTIGSGVVAIFNHNIGLIKNKSGLNVKLKKVVDLDIETPRGVEIDPNILSTDVNDILEDPEIDIVIELIGGYQPAKNFIITAMKNGKHVVTANKALLAKNWDEIIKTAQENSVRICFEASVGGGIPILQPLNESLAANNIESIYGIINGTANYILTKMTEEKLEFEDVLKEAQEKGYAEQDPTFDVDGFDTAQKLIILTILGFGVYVKQEEFHVEGISKITSGDIEFISKELGCIIKLLAIAKIKNGKLDVRVHPTLIPKEHLLASVNHAFNGIYVVGDAVGPVMMYGSGAGMMPTASAVIGDCLEIISNMKKNVDYGPKITPVKGLKNIEKVISKYYIRLTTVDKPGVLHIISGILSDFDISIESVNQKQKSSNQEVPIYMVTHEALEKNVASAIKKIEDLNVVKGDTIFIRVLDE, encoded by the coding sequence ATGAATAGTGATGCATCAATTGGTGTGGGACTAATAGGTTTTGGAACGATAGGATCTGGTGTTGTAGCTATATTCAACCATAATATTGGTTTAATAAAAAACAAATCTGGATTAAATGTAAAACTTAAAAAAGTAGTTGATTTGGATATTGAAACACCCCGTGGTGTAGAAATTGATCCAAACATATTATCTACTGATGTAAATGATATACTGGAAGATCCGGAAATAGACATTGTTATAGAGCTTATCGGTGGTTACCAGCCCGCCAAAAATTTTATCATAACTGCAATGAAAAACGGAAAACATGTTGTAACTGCTAACAAAGCTTTACTGGCGAAAAATTGGGATGAAATTATAAAAACTGCTCAAGAAAATAGTGTAAGAATTTGTTTTGAAGCTAGTGTTGGGGGCGGAATTCCAATATTACAGCCTTTAAATGAAAGTCTGGCAGCAAATAATATTGAATCAATATATGGCATAATAAATGGAACTGCAAACTACATATTAACTAAAATGACTGAAGAAAAGTTAGAATTTGAGGATGTCCTTAAAGAAGCTCAAGAAAAGGGTTATGCAGAGCAAGATCCTACATTTGATGTGGATGGATTTGATACTGCTCAAAAATTGATTATATTAACCATTTTAGGTTTTGGGGTTTATGTAAAACAGGAAGAGTTTCATGTTGAAGGTATAAGCAAGATTACCAGTGGCGACATTGAGTTTATTAGTAAAGAATTGGGTTGCATCATTAAACTTTTGGCTATTGCCAAAATTAAAAATGGAAAACTTGATGTGAGGGTTCATCCCACATTAATACCTAAAGAACACCTCCTAGCATCAGTAAACCATGCGTTTAATGGAATTTATGTTGTGGGTGATGCTGTGGGGCCGGTGATGATGTATGGTTCGGGCGCAGGTATGATGCCTACAGCAAGTGCTGTGATAGGGGATTGTCTAGAAATAATTAGTAATATGAAAAAAAATGTTGATTATGGCCCAAAAATAACCCCCGTAAAAGGTTTAAAGAATATTGAAAAAGTTATATCAAAATATTACATCAGATTAACCACTGTGGACAAACCCGGTGTTTTACATATCATATCTGGAATATTAAGTGATTTTGATATAAGTATTGAATCTGTAAATCAGAAACAGAAAAGTAGTAACCAGGAAGTGCCTATTTACATGGTGACTCATGAAGCACTAGAAAAGAATGTAGCAAGTGCCATAAAAAAAATAGAAGATTTAAACGTGGTAAAAGGAGATACTATATTTATTAGAGTTCTTGATGAATAA
- a CDS encoding inosine-5-monophosphate dehydrogenase, with protein MEMETKVTVHDAMTSNVVTIDPKISVEEAAQIMTKMGLGSLIVKSNAKPEGLITESDILRKVVAKDILASEITIGEVMTKNLINIDPGTELNEAARLMAKNSIRRLPVVKNDKLVGILTSTDVMSVSPELTEILVINARLENTTDYSSSERPVPGVCEICGNFMEYLEQVDGKYVCEECKEDLEEE; from the coding sequence ATGGAAATGGAAACGAAAGTAACCGTACACGACGCAATGACATCAAATGTAGTAACAATCGACCCCAAGATAAGCGTTGAAGAAGCAGCCCAAATAATGACCAAAATGGGTTTAGGGAGCCTAATTGTAAAAAGCAACGCCAAACCAGAAGGATTAATAACTGAAAGTGATATTCTAAGAAAAGTAGTTGCAAAAGATATTCTTGCCAGTGAAATAACAATCGGCGAAGTAATGACCAAAAACCTCATAAACATCGATCCAGGTACAGAATTGAATGAAGCAGCAAGACTCATGGCTAAAAACAGCATAAGACGGTTACCTGTTGTTAAAAATGATAAATTAGTTGGAATTTTAACATCAACGGATGTTATGTCTGTTTCACCGGAATTAACTGAAATATTGGTGATAAACGCAAGATTAGAAAATACTACAGACTATTCTTCATCAGAAAGGCCAGTTCCCGGTGTTTGTGAAATATGTGGTAATTTCATGGAATACCTCGAACAAGTTGATGGAAAATATGTGTGTGAGGAATGCAAAGAGGATCTGGAGGAGGAATAA
- a CDS encoding inosine-5-monophosphate dehydrogenase: MAEVRDVMTSDPVTVSLDTYATTVRSVLRNNGFRCLPVVSKNHLEGMITRGDILNISSNKSNIEARGIMEHPKVIATPDMDLKEISKKLVTANEIQAPVVMSSDNMTLIGIVSVIDLLQGFLENSAKFDNKTVGEFATSDVITCNHDDSISFVWNKMDDTGFSGLPVIKNKKMIGIITRKDIINSGHVRIIKESDEIKRSIKVEKVMKTPPIVAVPHMKIHEAADLLVKCDIGRLPVVENPIYIKKMANRARESKLIGIIAREDILESYLN; encoded by the coding sequence ATGGCTGAGGTAAGAGATGTAATGACATCTGATCCAGTCACAGTCTCCCTAGATACCTATGCAACCACAGTAAGATCTGTACTTAGGAATAATGGTTTCAGGTGTCTTCCAGTAGTTTCAAAAAATCATTTAGAGGGAATGATCACTAGAGGAGATATTTTAAACATTTCCTCCAATAAATCTAATATTGAAGCACGGGGGATTATGGAACATCCTAAAGTTATTGCCACCCCCGACATGGATTTGAAAGAAATTTCTAAGAAACTAGTAACAGCTAATGAAATACAGGCACCTGTGGTAATGTCTTCAGATAATATGACTCTGATAGGTATAGTAAGTGTAATAGATTTATTGCAAGGCTTTTTGGAGAATTCTGCAAAATTCGATAATAAAACCGTTGGTGAATTTGCAACTTCTGATGTGATAACCTGTAATCATGATGATTCTATCTCTTTTGTATGGAATAAAATGGATGATACTGGTTTTTCTGGACTTCCAGTAATTAAAAATAAAAAAATGATAGGAATTATCACCAGAAAAGACATCATTAATTCTGGCCATGTCAGAATCATTAAAGAATCTGATGAAATAAAAAGATCCATTAAAGTTGAAAAGGTCATGAAAACTCCACCAATCGTTGCCGTTCCTCATATGAAGATTCATGAAGCAGCTGATTTATTGGTCAAATGTGATATAGGGAGATTACCTGTAGTTGAAAATCCTATATACATTAAAAAAATGGCAAATAGAGCGCGAGAATCTAAATTGATTGGAATTATTGCAAGAGAAGACATTTTAGAGTCGTATCTAAATTGA
- a CDS encoding 6-carboxytetrahydropterin synthase QueD, translating into MKIVINGIHANLRFSAAHMIPKHEFCGGIHGHSYHVDVVVEGERSGDFGFVVDFKKVKGIVRDICSKLDHKVLIPVESSDIEFISEDISKEKSIKFKIAEKGYVLPAEDCCLLPLKSTSAEELAEYFAEKVFESLNNKNEEIFSVQICVNEGIGQGAYYTKNK; encoded by the coding sequence ATGAAAATAGTTATTAACGGTATTCATGCAAATTTAAGATTTTCAGCTGCCCACATGATCCCTAAACATGAATTTTGTGGAGGTATTCATGGGCATTCCTATCATGTAGATGTAGTGGTAGAAGGAGAAAGATCAGGTGATTTTGGTTTTGTAGTTGATTTTAAAAAGGTTAAGGGAATTGTGAGGGATATCTGTTCAAAACTGGATCACAAGGTGTTAATTCCAGTAGAAAGTTCTGATATTGAATTTATATCAGAGGATATATCCAAAGAAAAATCTATTAAATTTAAAATAGCTGAAAAAGGATATGTGCTCCCTGCTGAAGACTGCTGTCTTTTACCACTTAAATCAACATCCGCAGAGGAATTAGCAGAATACTTCGCTGAAAAAGTGTTTGAATCACTTAACAATAAAAATGAAGAAATATTCAGTGTTCAAATCTGTGTTAACGAGGGAATAGGTCAGGGAGCCTATTACACTAAAAATAAATAA
- a CDS encoding radical SAM protein, with the protein MKARINEIFSSIQGEGLLLGRRQVFVRFAGCNLDCNYCDTPQSKNPTAGDEYSVETLYNAVNKLLTPDFHSISFTGGEPLLHADFLRNFLEKYNFNCLLETNGSLPDELAKIAKLVDYASVDIKLPEHCSVNDWDTLFNREIKSLNILIDEGANIYCKLVILPSTKADTVELIASKINRGVSDTSKVPLVIQPLSPLNQWQNKEHMLLKISENAAEYMDVLVIPQIHKILKVR; encoded by the coding sequence ATGAAAGCCCGTATAAATGAGATTTTCTCCAGTATTCAGGGTGAAGGGTTATTACTTGGCAGAAGACAAGTTTTTGTCCGATTCGCAGGATGTAACCTTGATTGCAATTATTGTGATACTCCACAAAGTAAGAATCCAACTGCTGGTGATGAATATTCTGTTGAAACGCTTTATAATGCTGTGAATAAATTGTTAACTCCTGATTTTCATTCTATTTCTTTTACCGGGGGAGAACCACTTTTACATGCAGATTTTTTAAGAAATTTTTTAGAAAAATATAATTTTAACTGTTTATTGGAAACTAACGGTTCTTTACCTGACGAATTAGCTAAAATAGCTAAATTAGTTGATTATGCCTCTGTTGATATAAAATTACCTGAACATTGTTCAGTGAATGATTGGGATACCCTTTTTAATAGAGAAATAAAATCCCTAAACATATTAATAGATGAGGGTGCAAATATTTATTGTAAATTAGTCATATTGCCCTCAACCAAAGCGGACACAGTGGAACTTATAGCCTCAAAGATCAACAGAGGAGTCTCGGATACTTCAAAGGTGCCTTTGGTTATCCAGCCCCTAAGTCCCTTGAATCAGTGGCAGAATAAAGAACATATGTTACTCAAGATATCTGAAAATGCAGCAGAATATATGGATGTTTTAGTCATTCCTCAAATTCATAAGATTCTGAAGGTTAGATAG
- the cas4 gene encoding CRISPR-associated protein Cas4: MNKKGEVLKIIRVSSISEYVYCPMKLYLRYNVEETPKNPLMISGRLIHEIRNEFHELVKRDLRSINANMEFKEIFNKIFNNLHSILERNLLNHPDLEFLEKTEIEEMFRKIINQIKSESCIIALKIKSFMDETGKDASQISALLFPSSIIEYKIEDRELGLRGIIDKIEVSDGIYYPVEIKSGKPPLKGVWESDELQIAAYGILIEKEFDTEVLVGFVDYLKINERRPVVLNSKLRQKLLKTIEDLYTMFEGNIPEIDLNKNKCRLCEYSDYCEYFHDINF; this comes from the coding sequence ATGAATAAAAAAGGTGAGGTGTTAAAAATAATTCGTGTTTCTTCCATTTCAGAATACGTTTACTGCCCTATGAAATTATATTTAAGATATAATGTGGAAGAAACGCCTAAAAACCCTTTAATGATCAGTGGAAGACTTATCCATGAAATTAGAAACGAATTTCACGAACTGGTAAAAAGAGATTTGCGATCCATTAATGCAAACATGGAATTTAAAGAAATTTTTAATAAAATATTTAATAATTTACATTCAATTTTAGAGAGAAACCTTTTAAATCATCCTGACCTGGAATTTTTAGAAAAAACAGAAATTGAAGAAATGTTTAGAAAAATTATTAATCAGATTAAATCTGAATCATGTATAATTGCATTGAAAATTAAAAGTTTTATGGATGAAACTGGAAAAGATGCCTCCCAGATCAGTGCACTACTATTTCCATCTTCCATAATAGAATATAAAATAGAAGATCGGGAGCTTGGTTTAAGGGGTATTATTGATAAGATAGAAGTGAGTGATGGGATATATTACCCTGTAGAGATCAAATCTGGTAAACCACCTTTAAAGGGTGTTTGGGAATCTGATGAACTTCAAATAGCAGCATATGGAATTTTAATAGAAAAAGAATTTGATACAGAAGTTCTAGTCGGTTTCGTAGATTATTTAAAAATAAATGAACGAAGACCAGTTGTTTTAAACTCTAAATTGAGACAAAAACTTTTGAAAACAATAGAAGACCTGTATACAATGTTTGAAGGAAATATTCCTGAAATTGATTTAAATAAGAATAAATGCAGGTTATGCGAGTATTCAGATTATTGTGAATACTTCCATGATATTAATTTTTGA
- a CDS encoding NADH-quinone oxidoreductase subunit M, translating to MSVSTTILTSTLAVIGTLIVAFFVSLWLPGIERKFVHARIQQRVGPPLSSPGFMAPIKFFFKEAITPNSPMPRLYNALPIISLLSIFFILLFIMPQMYFLGALTSIIAIVGLLKIEEVIYMFMGVLSRSILSKRMPFPDVVKGAKHPDTNRSFLEELSSLRAFRLIAFGSFPIYITLFIPVAMAKSLYLSEIVAYQQINGPVLFTLAGIIGTIVYFIGSMILLNEYPFAILKTKADVIEGPLMEYAAKSRAYVYITRGFLIFVLASLYVTLFLGIPPNILNPLFLITIGTAVLFPILMAILSAFSPIFTFKQFYPVVAGTSILGILGIIAAFI from the coding sequence ATGTCAGTTTCAACAACAATTTTAACTTCAACATTAGCAGTTATTGGAACCTTAATCGTTGCTTTTTTCGTTAGTTTATGGCTACCTGGTATTGAAAGAAAATTTGTGCATGCAAGAATACAACAGAGAGTAGGCCCTCCCCTATCCAGCCCGGGTTTCATGGCTCCAATCAAATTTTTCTTTAAGGAAGCCATAACTCCTAACTCTCCAATGCCTAGACTTTATAATGCACTCCCCATAATTAGTTTACTTTCAATATTCTTTATATTACTATTCATAATGCCTCAAATGTACTTTTTAGGTGCGTTAACCTCCATTATAGCCATAGTTGGGCTTTTAAAGATAGAAGAAGTAATTTATATGTTCATGGGAGTACTTTCCAGATCAATCTTATCCAAGAGAATGCCATTTCCGGACGTAGTAAAAGGAGCTAAACACCCGGATACAAACAGGTCATTCCTTGAAGAATTGAGTAGTTTGAGAGCTTTTAGATTGATTGCATTTGGATCATTTCCAATATACATAACACTCTTTATACCTGTGGCTATGGCTAAAAGTCTTTATCTAAGTGAAATTGTAGCTTATCAACAGATAAATGGCCCGGTACTATTTACACTTGCAGGTATTATAGGTACGATTGTTTACTTTATAGGATCCATGATACTACTAAATGAATATCCATTTGCTATCTTAAAAACAAAGGCGGATGTTATAGAAGGGCCTCTAATGGAATATGCAGCAAAATCCAGAGCTTACGTGTATATTACTAGAGGATTCCTAATATTTGTATTGGCCAGTCTTTATGTGACCTTGTTTTTAGGAATCCCTCCGAACATATTAAATCCGTTGTTTCTAATTACAATTGGTACAGCTGTATTATTCCCAATTTTAATGGCAATTCTCAGTGCATTCTCCCCTATATTCACATTCAAACAGTTTTATCCAGTGGTAGCCGGTACGTCAATACTTGGAATATTAGGCATTATTGCAGCGTTTATCTAA